From the Quercus lobata isolate SW786 chromosome 6, ValleyOak3.0 Primary Assembly, whole genome shotgun sequence genome, one window contains:
- the LOC115994170 gene encoding protein ALWAYS EARLY 3 isoform X1 codes for MAPSRKSRSVNKRFSYINEVASSKDGENANKSRQRGSPGFVQKKRKLSDMLGAQWSKEELERFYAAYRKFGKDWKKVAAAVRNRSTDMVEALYSMNKAYLSLPEGTASVVGLIAMMTDHYCVLGGSDSEQESNEGAEVSRKPQKRARVKTQNNTSKGLDGNFPDVSRSQSVASSYGCLSLLKKRRSGIKPHAVGKRTPRVPVSYYDKDNAEKYFSPARQGSKQKVDSKDDDVAHEIALVLTEASQRGGSPQLSRTPNRKAKGARPSPVKNGERMHAESETTCTKLRGSQVDEGGCELSLGSTEADNGDYARDKGFLRGRERAGTVGQQKVKRYHVKKPEVEESINNDVDDIKEACSGTEEGQKPGAVKGKLESEVVRSPFKGPRKRSKKVLFGGDDGSEFDALQTLANLSLMMPDTESSAQVKEESLDKSKLKGNHSIPEAEVSALRTSKLSKGFTHNIGAIPETKEEAHPSNTGIRKRKQKTSPFKLQIFEKEAHTNSHSEPKKIEATAEVVSVNKGRRSSHNSAQAKQGRVVKPKERTPLSTDLRGEGNDSALPTVQVTSADQVNLPTKARSRRKVDLQKPVIQNDSKSSENILNDHPSIQILSSHDRVLSLKEKLSNCLSSDQARRWCTFEWFYSAIDYPWFAKREFMEYLDHVGLGLVPRLTRVEWGVIRSSLGRPRRFSQQFLKEEREKLNQYRESVRGHYAELRAGTREGLPTDLARPLSVGQRVIALHPRTREIHNGSVLTVDHCRCRIQFDQPELGVEFVLDIDCMPFNPLENMPASLTRHNASVNKLFENFNELKIKFAPSENLESTDGPYISPSSHHISNLLKQGGSPSSSLQAKVRPTDIANTQQAANSQPSLLAQIQAKEADVQALSELTLTLDKKEAVLAELRCMNDAVFDNQKDGDNSLKESESFKKQYAAVLLQLNEVNEQVSSALFCLRQRNTYQESSPHLLLKSMANLGDPGGQLSSLDCSAGHAQESGSHVSEIVESSRKRAKTMVDVAMQAVSSFKKGGVNMERIEEAMDFVNNQLSVDDSSMLVGRASAPADANHVTLASQDQSTACSSVSSATNNAPDPNLDRLANQNEVKIPSELIVHCVATLLMIQKCTERQFPPAVVAQVLDSAVKSLQPCCSQNLPIYAEIQKCMGIIRNQILALVPTT; via the exons ATGGCCCCATCAAGAAAATCGAGAAGTGTCAATAAGCGGTTTTCTTATATTAATGAGGTTGCATCCAGTAAGGATGGAGAAAATGCTAACAAAAGTAGGCAGCGGGGCAGTCCTGGCTTTGTTCAGAAG AAGAGGAAGTTGTCTGATATGTTAGGAGCTCAATGGAGCAAGGAAGAGCTTGAGCGCTTTTATGCAGCATATCGTAAATTTGGGAAAGATTGGAAGAAG GTGGCTGCTGCAGTGCGCAACCGATCTACAGATATGGTAGAGGCCCTTTACAGTATGAATAAG GCCTACTTATCTCTGCCAGAGGGTACTGCTTCTGTGGTTGGACTAATAGCTATGATGACTGATCACTACTGTGTACTG GGAGGAAGTGATAGTGAACAAGAAAGCAATGAGGGTGCAGAAGTATCTCGGAAGCCTCAAAAGCGTGCACGTGTTAAAACCCAGAATAACACCTCCAAAGGATTAGATGGGAACTTTCCTGATGTTTCGCGGTCCCAGTCAGTTGCATCAAGTTATGGCTGCCTATCATTATTGAAGAAGAGGCGTTCTG GGATTAAGCCCCATGCTGTTGGAAAAAGGACACCTCGTGTCCCAGTTTCGTATTACGATAAAGATAATGCAGAGAAGTATTTTTCACCAGCGAGGCAAGGTTCAAAACAAAAGGTGGATTCCAAAGATGATGATGTTGCTCATGAGATTGCATTAGTGTTGACAGAGGCTTCACAAAGAGGTGGTTCTCCCCAACTCTCTCGAACACCAAACAGAAAAGCAAAGGGCGCCAGGCCATCACCTGTTAAGAATGGTGAAAGGATG CATGCTGAATCAGAAACAACCTGTACCAAGCTTCGTGGTAGCCAGGTGGATGAGGGTGGTTGTGAATTAAGCTTAGGAAGCACTGAAGCTGATAATGGAGATTATGCTAGAGATAAAGGGTTTTTAAGGGGTAGAGAACGTGCTGGTACTGTAGGTCAACAGAAGGTGAAGAGGTACCATGTAAAGAAGCCAGAAGTTGAAgaaagcataaacaatgatgtGGATGACATAAAAGAAGCATGTAGTGGGACAGAGGAGGGACAAAAACCGGGTGCTGTCAAAGGAAAGCTTGAAAGTGAGGTTGTGAGGTCCCCTTTTAAGGGTCCGAGGAAGAGAAGTAAGAAAGTTCTGTTTGGAGGAg ATGATGGCTCTGAATTTGATGCCCTACAAACTTTGGCAAATCTGTCTTTGATGATGCCAGATACTG AGTCATCTGCACAGGTCAAAGAAGAAAGTCTTGACAAGTCTAAATTGAAAGGGAATCATTCTATTCCAGAAGCCGAAGTCAGTGCTTTGAggacatctaaattgagcaaaGGATTTACTCACAACATTGGTGCTATTCCTGAAACAAAGGAGGAAGCTCACCCGTCCAATACTGGAATACGGAAAAGGAAACAGAAAACCTCGCCATTTAAA CTGCAGATTTTTGAAAAGGAAGCTCATACCAATTCTCATAGTGAACCTAAAAAGATCGAG GCTACTGCTGAAGTGGTCTCGGTGAATAAAGGTAGACGCTCTTCTCATAATTCCGCACAAGCAAAACAAGGAAGGGTGGTGAAACCTAAAGAACGTACACCTTTGAGTACTGATCTCAGAGGGGAAGGAAATGATTCAGCTCTACCAACTGTACAAGTTACATCAGCAGACCAGGTCAACCTACCAACTAAAGCTAGGAGTAGAAGGAAGGTGGATCTACAGAAACCAGTAATACAGAATGATTCAAAATCttctgaaaatattttgaatgaCCATCCCAGTATACAGATTCTTTCATCCCACGACAGAGTACTCAGTCTTAAg GAAAAGCTTTCTAATTGCCTATCTTCGGATCAAGCACGGAGATGGTGCACTTTTGAGTGGTTCTACAGTGCAATAGATTACCCTTGGTTTGCTAAAAGGGAGTTCATGGAGTACTTGGATCACGTTGGATTGGGTCTTGTTCCAAGATTAACCCGTGTTGAATGGGGTGTTATAAGGAG TTCACTGGGCAGACCCCGGCGATTTTCTCAGCAATTtctgaaggaagagagagagaagctaaaTCAGTACCGGGAATCTGTTAGAGGACATTATGCTGAACTACGTGCCGGTACCAGGGAAGGACTTCCAACTGATTTAGCTCGTCCTTTATCAGTTGGACAACGTGTTATTGCTCTGCATCCAAGGACAAGAGAAATTCATAATGGAAGTGTATTAACTGTTGACCATTGTAGGTGTCGAATTCAGTTTGACCAGCCTGAACTAGGGGTTGAATTTGTCCTG GATATTGATTGCATGCCTTTCAATCCGTTGGAAAATATGCCTGCATCTCTAACTAGGCACAATGCTtctgttaataaattatttgagAACTTCAACGAgcttaaaattaaatttgcCCCGAGTGAGAATCTGGAGAGCACAGATGGTCCTTATATTTCCCCGTCATCTCATCACATCAGCAATTTATTAAAGCAG GGTGGTTCACCAAGTTCCAGCTTACAAGCAAAAGTAAGGCCTACTGATATTGCTAATACCCAACAAGCAGCAAATTCTCAGCCTTCACTTCTTGCTCAGATCCAAGCAAAGGAAGCTGATGTACAAGCTCTCTCTGAGTTGACCCTTACTCTTGACAAAAAG GAAGCTGTACTGGCTGAGCTGAGGTGCATGAATGATGCTGTTTTTGATAACCAAAAAGATGGGGATAACTCTCTCAAGGAGTCAGAATCTTTTAAGAAGCAATATGCTGCAGTACTCTTACAGTTAAATGAAGTCAATGAGCAG GTTTCTTCTGCTTTGTTTTGCTTGAGGCAACGCAACACATATCAAGAGAGCTCCCCACATTTGTTGTTGAAGTCCATGGCTAATTTAGGTGACCCTGGTGGCCAATTGAGCTCTCTTGATTGTTCTGCTGGTCATGCCCAAGAATCTGGATCTCATGTTTCTGAGATTGTTGAAAGTTCaagaaaaagagcaaaaactATGGTTGATGTGGCTATGCAG GCAGTTTCATCTTTTAAAAAGGGGGGAGTTAACATGGAAAGGATTGAGGAGGCTATGGATTTTGTAAATAATCAGCTTTCAGTAGATGATTCTAGCATGTTAGTCGGGAGGGCTTCTGCTCCTGCAGATGCAAATCATGTTACTTTAGCATCTCAGGATCAGTCGACTGCCTGTTCATCAGTTTCATCTGCAACTAATAATGCACCTGATCCTAATTTAGACAGATTGGCCAACCAAAATGAAGTGAAAATCCCTTCAGAACTTATTGTTCATTGTGTGGCTACTTTGCTCATGATTCAG aAGTGTACAGAACGACAGTTTCCACCAGCTGTTGTCGCCCAGGTACTTGATTCTGCTGTTAAAAGTTTACAGCCCTGTTGTTCACAGAATCTTCCAATATACGCAGAGATACAGAAATGCATGGGAATTATTAGAAATCAGATATTGGCACTTGTACCTACTACATAG
- the LOC115994170 gene encoding protein ALWAYS EARLY 3 isoform X2, with the protein MAPSRKSRSVNKRFSYINEVASSKDGENANKSRQRGSPGFVQKKRKLSDMLGAQWSKEELERFYAAYRKFGKDWKKVAAAVRNRSTDMVEALYSMNKAYLSLPEGTASVVGLIAMMTDHYCVLGGSDSEQESNEGAEVSRKPQKRARVKTQNNTSKGLDGNFPDVSRSQSVASSYGCLSLLKKRRSGIKPHAVGKRTPRVPVSYYDKDNAEKYFSPARQGSKQKVDSKDDDVAHEIALVLTEASQRGGSPQLSRTPNRKAKGARPSPVKNGERMHAESETTCTKLRGSQVDEGGCELSLGSTEADNGDYARDKGFLRGRERAGTVGQQKVKRYHVKKPEVEESINNDVDDIKEACSGTEEGQKPGAVKGKLESEVVRSPFKGPRKRSKKVLFGGDDGSEFDALQTLANLSLMMPDTESSAQVKEESLDKSKLKGNHSIPEAEVSALRTSKLSKGFTHNIGAIPETKEEAHPSNTGIRKRKQKTSPFKIFEKEAHTNSHSEPKKIEATAEVVSVNKGRRSSHNSAQAKQGRVVKPKERTPLSTDLRGEGNDSALPTVQVTSADQVNLPTKARSRRKVDLQKPVIQNDSKSSENILNDHPSIQILSSHDRVLSLKEKLSNCLSSDQARRWCTFEWFYSAIDYPWFAKREFMEYLDHVGLGLVPRLTRVEWGVIRSSLGRPRRFSQQFLKEEREKLNQYRESVRGHYAELRAGTREGLPTDLARPLSVGQRVIALHPRTREIHNGSVLTVDHCRCRIQFDQPELGVEFVLDIDCMPFNPLENMPASLTRHNASVNKLFENFNELKIKFAPSENLESTDGPYISPSSHHISNLLKQGGSPSSSLQAKVRPTDIANTQQAANSQPSLLAQIQAKEADVQALSELTLTLDKKEAVLAELRCMNDAVFDNQKDGDNSLKESESFKKQYAAVLLQLNEVNEQVSSALFCLRQRNTYQESSPHLLLKSMANLGDPGGQLSSLDCSAGHAQESGSHVSEIVESSRKRAKTMVDVAMQAVSSFKKGGVNMERIEEAMDFVNNQLSVDDSSMLVGRASAPADANHVTLASQDQSTACSSVSSATNNAPDPNLDRLANQNEVKIPSELIVHCVATLLMIQKCTERQFPPAVVAQVLDSAVKSLQPCCSQNLPIYAEIQKCMGIIRNQILALVPTT; encoded by the exons ATGGCCCCATCAAGAAAATCGAGAAGTGTCAATAAGCGGTTTTCTTATATTAATGAGGTTGCATCCAGTAAGGATGGAGAAAATGCTAACAAAAGTAGGCAGCGGGGCAGTCCTGGCTTTGTTCAGAAG AAGAGGAAGTTGTCTGATATGTTAGGAGCTCAATGGAGCAAGGAAGAGCTTGAGCGCTTTTATGCAGCATATCGTAAATTTGGGAAAGATTGGAAGAAG GTGGCTGCTGCAGTGCGCAACCGATCTACAGATATGGTAGAGGCCCTTTACAGTATGAATAAG GCCTACTTATCTCTGCCAGAGGGTACTGCTTCTGTGGTTGGACTAATAGCTATGATGACTGATCACTACTGTGTACTG GGAGGAAGTGATAGTGAACAAGAAAGCAATGAGGGTGCAGAAGTATCTCGGAAGCCTCAAAAGCGTGCACGTGTTAAAACCCAGAATAACACCTCCAAAGGATTAGATGGGAACTTTCCTGATGTTTCGCGGTCCCAGTCAGTTGCATCAAGTTATGGCTGCCTATCATTATTGAAGAAGAGGCGTTCTG GGATTAAGCCCCATGCTGTTGGAAAAAGGACACCTCGTGTCCCAGTTTCGTATTACGATAAAGATAATGCAGAGAAGTATTTTTCACCAGCGAGGCAAGGTTCAAAACAAAAGGTGGATTCCAAAGATGATGATGTTGCTCATGAGATTGCATTAGTGTTGACAGAGGCTTCACAAAGAGGTGGTTCTCCCCAACTCTCTCGAACACCAAACAGAAAAGCAAAGGGCGCCAGGCCATCACCTGTTAAGAATGGTGAAAGGATG CATGCTGAATCAGAAACAACCTGTACCAAGCTTCGTGGTAGCCAGGTGGATGAGGGTGGTTGTGAATTAAGCTTAGGAAGCACTGAAGCTGATAATGGAGATTATGCTAGAGATAAAGGGTTTTTAAGGGGTAGAGAACGTGCTGGTACTGTAGGTCAACAGAAGGTGAAGAGGTACCATGTAAAGAAGCCAGAAGTTGAAgaaagcataaacaatgatgtGGATGACATAAAAGAAGCATGTAGTGGGACAGAGGAGGGACAAAAACCGGGTGCTGTCAAAGGAAAGCTTGAAAGTGAGGTTGTGAGGTCCCCTTTTAAGGGTCCGAGGAAGAGAAGTAAGAAAGTTCTGTTTGGAGGAg ATGATGGCTCTGAATTTGATGCCCTACAAACTTTGGCAAATCTGTCTTTGATGATGCCAGATACTG AGTCATCTGCACAGGTCAAAGAAGAAAGTCTTGACAAGTCTAAATTGAAAGGGAATCATTCTATTCCAGAAGCCGAAGTCAGTGCTTTGAggacatctaaattgagcaaaGGATTTACTCACAACATTGGTGCTATTCCTGAAACAAAGGAGGAAGCTCACCCGTCCAATACTGGAATACGGAAAAGGAAACAGAAAACCTCGCCATTTAAA ATTTTTGAAAAGGAAGCTCATACCAATTCTCATAGTGAACCTAAAAAGATCGAG GCTACTGCTGAAGTGGTCTCGGTGAATAAAGGTAGACGCTCTTCTCATAATTCCGCACAAGCAAAACAAGGAAGGGTGGTGAAACCTAAAGAACGTACACCTTTGAGTACTGATCTCAGAGGGGAAGGAAATGATTCAGCTCTACCAACTGTACAAGTTACATCAGCAGACCAGGTCAACCTACCAACTAAAGCTAGGAGTAGAAGGAAGGTGGATCTACAGAAACCAGTAATACAGAATGATTCAAAATCttctgaaaatattttgaatgaCCATCCCAGTATACAGATTCTTTCATCCCACGACAGAGTACTCAGTCTTAAg GAAAAGCTTTCTAATTGCCTATCTTCGGATCAAGCACGGAGATGGTGCACTTTTGAGTGGTTCTACAGTGCAATAGATTACCCTTGGTTTGCTAAAAGGGAGTTCATGGAGTACTTGGATCACGTTGGATTGGGTCTTGTTCCAAGATTAACCCGTGTTGAATGGGGTGTTATAAGGAG TTCACTGGGCAGACCCCGGCGATTTTCTCAGCAATTtctgaaggaagagagagagaagctaaaTCAGTACCGGGAATCTGTTAGAGGACATTATGCTGAACTACGTGCCGGTACCAGGGAAGGACTTCCAACTGATTTAGCTCGTCCTTTATCAGTTGGACAACGTGTTATTGCTCTGCATCCAAGGACAAGAGAAATTCATAATGGAAGTGTATTAACTGTTGACCATTGTAGGTGTCGAATTCAGTTTGACCAGCCTGAACTAGGGGTTGAATTTGTCCTG GATATTGATTGCATGCCTTTCAATCCGTTGGAAAATATGCCTGCATCTCTAACTAGGCACAATGCTtctgttaataaattatttgagAACTTCAACGAgcttaaaattaaatttgcCCCGAGTGAGAATCTGGAGAGCACAGATGGTCCTTATATTTCCCCGTCATCTCATCACATCAGCAATTTATTAAAGCAG GGTGGTTCACCAAGTTCCAGCTTACAAGCAAAAGTAAGGCCTACTGATATTGCTAATACCCAACAAGCAGCAAATTCTCAGCCTTCACTTCTTGCTCAGATCCAAGCAAAGGAAGCTGATGTACAAGCTCTCTCTGAGTTGACCCTTACTCTTGACAAAAAG GAAGCTGTACTGGCTGAGCTGAGGTGCATGAATGATGCTGTTTTTGATAACCAAAAAGATGGGGATAACTCTCTCAAGGAGTCAGAATCTTTTAAGAAGCAATATGCTGCAGTACTCTTACAGTTAAATGAAGTCAATGAGCAG GTTTCTTCTGCTTTGTTTTGCTTGAGGCAACGCAACACATATCAAGAGAGCTCCCCACATTTGTTGTTGAAGTCCATGGCTAATTTAGGTGACCCTGGTGGCCAATTGAGCTCTCTTGATTGTTCTGCTGGTCATGCCCAAGAATCTGGATCTCATGTTTCTGAGATTGTTGAAAGTTCaagaaaaagagcaaaaactATGGTTGATGTGGCTATGCAG GCAGTTTCATCTTTTAAAAAGGGGGGAGTTAACATGGAAAGGATTGAGGAGGCTATGGATTTTGTAAATAATCAGCTTTCAGTAGATGATTCTAGCATGTTAGTCGGGAGGGCTTCTGCTCCTGCAGATGCAAATCATGTTACTTTAGCATCTCAGGATCAGTCGACTGCCTGTTCATCAGTTTCATCTGCAACTAATAATGCACCTGATCCTAATTTAGACAGATTGGCCAACCAAAATGAAGTGAAAATCCCTTCAGAACTTATTGTTCATTGTGTGGCTACTTTGCTCATGATTCAG aAGTGTACAGAACGACAGTTTCCACCAGCTGTTGTCGCCCAGGTACTTGATTCTGCTGTTAAAAGTTTACAGCCCTGTTGTTCACAGAATCTTCCAATATACGCAGAGATACAGAAATGCATGGGAATTATTAGAAATCAGATATTGGCACTTGTACCTACTACATAG
- the LOC115995440 gene encoding H/ACA ribonucleoprotein complex subunit CBF5: MGVSSELETLSEDERRALRGSKFAPLPSLPSSSHRSQPRLAHPGGPLRTNKAAALAKFLERKLQEPDGLASINPDLVEIAVQNAKRTVLPSCGTSNSGTTIQHVDSFGDTEDSFEEGKEEKKQKKNKNKNKKNNKKNKKEKKEKRKNKKRKFAEDPGNAVVKKCKQKLKL, encoded by the exons atgggggTATCATCGGAGTTGGAAACACTGAGCGAAGATGAAAGAAGAGCTCTTAGAGGAAGCAAATTCGCACCTCTCCCTTCTTTACCTTCTTCTTCTCACCGTTCCCAACCCAG GTTGGCGCACCCAGGAGGACCGTTGAGGACGAACAAGGCGGCGGCATTGGCGAAGTTTCTAGAAAGAAAGCTACAGGAGCCTGACGGTTTGGCCTCTATCAATCCCGATCTCGTCGAAATCGCTGTCCAAAATGCCAAACGCACCGTTTTGCCTTCTT GTGGTACGTCAAATTCAGGAACCACTATTCAACATGTAGACTCCTTTGGTGACACTGAG GATTCttttgaagaaggaaaagaggaaaagaaacaaaagaagaacaagaacaagaacaagaaaaataacaagaagaacaaaaaagagaagaaagaaaagaggaaaaataaaaaacgaaaG TTTGCTGAGGATCCTGGAAATGCTGTAGTCAAGAAGTgcaaacaaaaattgaaattgtga